The Apium graveolens cultivar Ventura chromosome 6, ASM990537v1, whole genome shotgun sequence genome contains a region encoding:
- the LOC141665949 gene encoding zinc finger BED domain-containing protein RICESLEEPER 2-like translates to MELKFEKYWGETNLIMSIGAVMNPRFKMKLPAFCFPTLYPIAGDFDKNLSYLANALHDLYVEYCGEDRDANKERNESSEISSSDASFMNEQRETPKGINDYESFIRESGGIVEPTKSELEEYLSEKIIIPSSKFDVLAWWKGNSAKFPILSQMASDILSIPISTVASKSTFSAGSRVIEPHRSCLKPEIVEVLLCGADWVRELYGLKKSKEDEDKEIVIHLD, encoded by the exons ATGGAGCTGAAGTTTGAGAAATACTGGGGGGAAACGAACTTGATAATGTCAATTGGTGCGGTCATGAATCCACGATTTAAAATGAAACTTCCAGCCTTTTGCTTTCCTACGCTTTATCCAATTGCTGGTGATTTTGATAAAAATTTGTCTTATTTAGCAAATGCCTTGCATGATTTGTATGTAGAATATTGCGGGGAAGACAGAGATGCTAATAAGGAAAGAAATGAATCAAGTGAAATTTCCTCCTCTGATGCAAGTTTCATGAATGAACAAAGGGAAACACCTAAAGGAATAAATGATTACGAGAGTTTCATTCGGGAAAGTGGAGGTATTGTTGAACCCACAAAGTCAGAACTTGAGGAGTACTTGAGTGAGAAAATTATTATTCCAAGTTCTAAATTTGACGTTCTAGCGTGGTGGAAAGGAAACTCTGCAAAATTTCCTATTTTGTCCCAAATGGCATCCGATATTTTGAGCATTCCTATTAGCACCGTGGCTTCAAAATCTACATTCAGCGCTGGTAGTAGAGTAATTGAACCGCACCGCTCCTGTTTGAAGCCCGAAATAGTTGAAGTATTGTTGTGCGGAGCAGATTGGGTGCGCGAATTGTATGGCCTGAAAAAATCTAAAGAG GATGAGGACAAGGAAATTGTGATTCATTTGGATTAA